In the Corynebacterium jeikeium genome, CTGTTCCAGCAGGTCTACGGCTACGAACCGGCGGGCGTGTGGTCCGCGCCGGGGCGCGTGAACCTGATCGGCGAACACGTCGACTACGCCGATGGCATCAGCCTGCCCTTCGCGCTTTCCCAGCGCACCTACGTGGCAGCCGCCAAGAACGACGATGGCGTGTACCGCGTGGCCTCCCGCTTCGGCGACCCCGCGGAGGTTGTCCACTTTGAGATTCCCGTCGCCGAGGTCGGCCCCGGTAACCCCGCCAACTGGGCGGGGTACGCCGTCGGCGCCATCTGGGCCGCTACCGAGGCTGGTCTGATGCCCGCCGGAGGACTGGACCTCGCCATCGAGTCCGACGTTCCCGTCGGCGCGGGGCTCTCCAGTTCCGCTGCACTGGAATGCTCGGCGGCCCTCGCGGCCTTCGACCTATACGGCGGCGCGCACCTCGATGATGCGGCTCGCAACGGGCTCATGGGGGCGTCCATAAGAGCAGAGAACGAGGTAGTCGGCGCCTCGACGGGCGGGCTTGACCAGCGTATTTCGCTGTTCGGCCAGGCTGGCCACGCGCTGGCCATCGACTTCGCCGAAGACAGTGCCACCCAGGTGCCTTTCGACATCGCGGCGCGGGGGCTGGCGATCCTCATCATGAATACGAATGCCCCGCACCAGCTGAACGATGGGCAATACGCTGCGCGGCGCGCCGTGATCGACGGGGTGACCGCCGACCTGGGCGTCAGCAGCCTGCGCTTCGCCGAGGAGGCCGAGGACGCCTCCGTGGGCTGGGCCAAGTCCAACGACATGGATCCGGTGGTGGTGGCCGCCCGCGTGCGCCACGTGGTCAGCGAGATCGACCGCACGGCCGAGGCGATCCGCCAGGTCAGTGCCGGGGACATGGAGGCCTTCGGACGGTCGATGCAGGGCAGCCACGCCTCCCTGCGCGATGACTACGAGGTCACCGTTCCGGAGCTGGATACTGCTGTGGACGTTGCGATGGCCGAGGGCGCGCTGGGTGCCCGCATGACCGGTGGCGGCTTCGGCGGCTCCGCGATTGCGCTGCTGCGCGAGGATCAGGTGGAGGCCACGGCCGCAGCGGTGGCCAGGGCCTTCGCGGAGAAGGGATTCAACGAGCCCGAGTTCGTGGTCGCCCTGCCGAGCGACGGCGCGCACCGGAACGCTTAAGCGGCTAACTTTGAGCAACGCTTGCGCGCTGCCTGGGCGCCGAGCAAAGTAACAGCTAAATAGCTTATTTGGTTAGCCCCGAGTAAGGTGTTCACCCGTGTTGCGAACCATGCTGAAATCAAAGATCCACCGTGCAACGGTCACTCAGGCCGACCTGCACTACGTCGGCTCGTGCACCATCGACGCTGATCTGATGGAAGCTGCCGACATCCTCGAAGGCGAGCAGATCGATATCGTCGATATTGATAACGGCAATCGCCTGACGACCTACGCCATCACCGGCGACCGGGGCACCGGCGTGATCGGCATCAACGGTGCCGCCGCGCGTCTGATCAGCCCCGGCGACCTCGTCATCATCATCGGCTACGCCCAGTACAGCGAGGAAGACCTGAAGAACTACGCCTCGCGCGTGGTCTTCGTGGACGAAAACAACAAGCAGGTGGAGCTCGGCGGAGATCCGGCCCACGTGCCGGACGGCTCGGGGCTAAAGAACCCGCGCCACCCGGAGGCCTAGCTGATCTCGTAGTTCCCGTCGTCGTTGCGCTCTACGTGGATGCGCCATAGCGGGATTCCTTCTTTCTTTAGAGCTTCTTTAGTCGCCGAGAGCGTCTTCAGACCGGTAACTACGAAGTCGGTGTTGCCGAATCGTAGGCCAACCTCCGAGCAGTAACGCTGGCTGCCTTTGCCTTCATCGGACAAGGCTTGCAGAGTGCCTTCCGCCCTCAACACCTCGAACTCACCGTTGGGAGCCTGTACGCCGATCTCGGTCGGCGGAATGATCGGTGCCCTGTCCTCGTAGTCATACTCCACCTCGACACAGAGCTTGCTGTAGTCCCGCGGATTGTCGATGAGGATCTCAGAGTCCTTCAGTTTCATCTCCACCTTGCCGATTCCCACCTCTTCAGTGGTCGACTCGTCCTTGCCCTTGGCCTTGTCGCGGGCTTCGCGGAAGCTATCGTCCACGAGATCCATCTCGACGCGATCACCGATCTCCAGCGGACCGTCAGCTTCGCCGATGTTCGCTTCCTTGCCTTCGAGCTCCTGGTAGCGGTTTGCCAGGTTTGTCAATGAACGCAGCAGGGGTTTGACGGAATCACAGGTGAAGGTGGAGATAACCTCCGCGTATTCCAGTGGAGTGCCCTCCGGGCCGGCAAGCACGCACATATCTTGCATCTCGATGGATTGCCACCCCTTAAGGCCCTCATCGGATAGATCGTTCCATTCGGCATCGTTGGGGGCCATGTTGTCGAGGTTGGAGCCGTGCTTAGTGGCGGATAGTCCGGCATAAATCGACGTATCTTTGAGCTCTTCTGGCTGGTCGCCGCTTACCTGTGGCATTACATAACCAGAACAAGTCTCCTCGTTGACGTAAACATCGGCCGAATCTAGCGGAATCATCTTCGCGCCATCCACGTAGGCGCTGTCGTAAAACTTCTGGTCCAGCTTGCAGTCGCTGAACTTGCCATCGGCGAAGATCTCTCGCAGCTGGTCGTCGCTGATCTCCGTGGAAACCTCCGAGTAGCTGCTCGGAGCTGGTTGACCCTTGTCGCCACCGGAGTCGCCGTTCTGGCCCCCGTAGGAGATCTCTTCACTGGCGCCCTCCGGGCGCTGGAAAGCAGAGCAGCTGGCGGTGAAAGTCAAAGCTCCCGCAGCTAGACAGGCTGTCAGAGCGCGGGCGTAAGCACGAGCATGGCTGCGGGTAGTGGGGCGTGAAGAAGACATGTCGAGTGCTTCCTTTATTTTCTGGTTGTGACTATTTCCGGTTATGGCTGGTGAAACTAATTGACTGGTAGAAGTTACCTAGGAGTAAGGGGAACAAAACGTCTTATGTTCCCTAAAGCTAACACCCTCGGGCGACCTGCATGCCTCAATCGATTACCTGTCCGCCCCATGCGCTAGGCTTTGTAAGCGTGACTGACGCAGCAAATACCCCCGCACAAGACCTGCCCGAACAGCTACGCATCCGCCGTGAAAAGCGGCAGCGCATCCTCGAATCCGGCAAGGACGCTTACCCGGTAGAGGTGCCACGCACCCACTCCCTGGCCGAGGTGCGCGCAAAGTGGGCAGTGAAGAAGACTGACGGTGAAGCTGAAGAGCAGCCGGTTGAGGCAGAGGGCGTCACTTACCTCGCCGCAGGCGACGAAACCCAGGACGTAGTGAGCGTGACCGGGCGCCTGATCTTCATGCGCAACACCGGCAAGCTGTGCTTCGCCACCCTGCAGGATGGCGACGGGACGCAGCTGCAGGCCATGCTTTCTCTGGCGGAGGTCGGCGAGGACGCACTCGCGGCCTGGAAGGCCGACGTGGATCTCGGCGACTTCATCGGTGTGACCGGTCGCGTGATCGCTTCCCGCCGCGGCGAGCTATCCGTCATGGCCAGCGAGTGGGTCATGGCTGCCAAGGCCCTGCGCCCGCTGCCCGTGGCGTTCGCAGAAATGAACGAAGAAACCCGCGTGCGTCAGCGCTACAACGACCTGATCGTGCGCGAGGAGGCCCGCAAGAATGCAATGACGCGCGTGAAGGTCATCCGCGCGCTGCGCGACTACATGGAGGGCGAGGGCTTCGTAGAGATCGAAACCCCAATGCTGCAGACTCTGCACGGTGGCGCGGCGGCTCGACCGTTCGTCACGCACTCCAACGCGCTGGACATCGACCTGTACCTGCGAATCGCGCCGGAGCTGTTCCTGAAGCGCGCCGTGGTGGGCGGCATCGACCGCGTCTTCGAGATCAACCGCAACTTCCGTAACGAGGGCGTGGACAAGTCCCACTCCCCGGAGTTCGCAATGCTGGAGACCTACGCTGCATGGGGCGACTACGACGACTGCGCCCGCACCACTCGCGAATCCATCCAGTACATCGTGGACCAGCTGACCAAGGGCACCGACCTGGAGGGCACCGGCAAGGTGCGCCTCGCCGACGGCACCGAGTTCGACTTCGGCGGGGAGTGGAAGGAAATCGAGATGTACCCCTCGCTGAACGAGGCGCTTGCGCGCAAGTACCCCGGCCAGCCAGAGGTGACGATCGACTCCACCGTTGAGGAACTGCAGAAAATCGCCAAGGTCATCGGCCTGGACGTTCCCGCGAAGGGCGGCTGGGGTCACGGCAAGCTGGTGGAGGAGATCTGGGAGGTCCTGTGCGAGGATCAGCTGGAAGGCCCCATCTTCGTGCGTAACTTCCCCGTGGAGACCTCCCCGCTGACCCGCCAGCACCGCAGCAAGCCGGGTGTGACAGAGAAGTGGGATCTGTACGTTCGCGGCTTCGAGCTGGCCACCGGCTACTCTGAGCTAGTCGACCCGGTTATTCAGCGCGAGCGCTTCGAGGATCAGGCACGCCTGGCGGCCAATGGCGACGATGAAGCCATGCGCCTGGACGAGGACTTCCTGGCTGCCATGGAGCAGGGCATGCCACCGACAGCTGGCACCGGCATGGGCATCGACCGACTGCTGATGGCCCTGACCGGCCTGGGCATCCGCGAGACCGTGCTGTTCCCGATCGTGAAGCCGGAGCGCGAGAACTAGCGGCCAAACACCGACAGTCGACTGGCCACGAGGGCTGGCCGACTGGCCACGAGGGGGAGGGGCGCAGGAGTAGGGGCGCAGGAGTAGACGGCTGCGCGCCTGCGAAAAGCGGGCGCAGGCAGCTCGAAAACTAGGGGAGTAGCTGGCGTGCAGCTCGCCCGTGTGGGTGTAATTCAATCTATATTTTGGCCCAAAGTGTGATGCGCGCCATTATCCTGGTTTATGCTACGTACATAATTATCCGCACATGCAGATATGAGATTTGCGCTGACAACCAGTGAAAGGTGGCCGCACGAAATGAGCGACCGAAGCAAGCGTGCCGATTCAACTCCTGGCCTGAACAACATCAAGCGAGACGCAATCGGTACCGTCATGGGAGTCCTGACGAAGTTCACCGGCTCCGACCTGGCAGAGAAGTACGGTCTGAGCAAGAAGGTGGACCGCGTTGCCTACCAGTCCACCAAGACCGGCATGCGCACCCTCGGTGCCGTGAACCGCCAGTTCAAGAAGATCAAGGGCTCCGGCAAGCCGGTACGCCTGGCCAACCAGACCACCGACGAGAACAACCAGCCCGTCCCGACCGAAGCACCGGCACCGGGCAAGGCACCGTTCGACCTGACCCCGACCGAGGATCAGGAAATGATCGTCGCCGCCGTGCGCGAGTTCGCTGAAGAGCGCCTGCGCCCGACCGGCCACGACCAGAACGAGGCATCCGAGCCGGCAGAAGGCCTGCTGGAAGCTGCCGCCGAGCTGGGCGTTGCCCTGATCAACCTGCCGGAAGAGTACGAGGGCATTGCCTCCGCCTCCGGCGCTACCACCAACGCTCTGATCGCCGAGGCCCTGGCATTCGGCGACATGGGCCAGGCCGTCGCCATCCTGGCACCGGCCGGTGTGGCCAACGTCATCACCAACTACGGTGACGACTCCCAGCAGAAGACCTACCTGCCGGAGTTCGCGGGCGAGTCCGTCCCGGCTTCCGCAGTGGTCGTCTCCGAGTCCCGCCCGCTGTTCGACCCGTTCACCCTGCAGACCACCGCCGTCCGCGAGGGCGACGACATCGTCATCAACGGCGTGAAGACCATGGTTCCGAACGCAGGCAAGGCTGAGCTGTTCGTCATTGCAGTAAACCTCGACGGCGAAAACACCTTCGTTATCGTCGAGTCCGACACCGAGGGCTTGGTCGTCGAGGCTGACCCGTCCATGGGGCTGCGCGCCGCTGCTCTGGGTCGCGTCCTGCTGAAGGACGTCCGCGTCCCGGCCAGCCAGCTGCTGGGTGGCAAGGACCTACCCGCCGACGAGCGCAAGGAAAACTACGCGGAGATCATCCGCCGCTCCCGCCTGGGCTGGGCCGCACTGGCAGCCGGCACCGGCGAGGCAATCCTCGAGTACACCAAGAAGTACGTCAACGAGCGCGAAGCATTCGGCGAGCCGATCTCGCACCGCCAGGCAGTGGCCTTCATGGTCGCCAACCTGCGCATCGAGCTCGATGGCCTGCGCCTGATCCTGCTGCGCGGTGTTTCCCGCCTGGATCAGGGCCTGTCCTTCAACCGCGAAGCTGGCCTTGCCCGCCGCTACGCATCCGACAAGGGCATGGTTATGGGCCTCGACGGCGTGCAGCTGCTCGGTGGCCACGGCTTCACCAAGGAGCACCCGGTCGAGCGCTGGTACCGCGACATGCGCGCCATCGGCATCGCCGAGGGCGTAGTCGTCGTCTAACCCCGCCACAATTCGAATCCATATCGAATAAGCACAAGGAACTTCAAGGAACCACATCATGATTAATCTGGAACTCCCCAAGCGTTTGAAGGCGGGCCAGAACCAAGCGCACCAGGCCGCCGCCGAAATCTTCCGCCCCATCTCCCGCAAGTACGACCTCGCGGAGCACGAGCGCCCCGTCGAGCTGGACACCATGGCCAGCCTGGTCGAAGGCATGGCAGACGCCGGCCAGGCAATGGCTGGCGCCTCCGGTGGCCGCGGCGATGACAAGAAGAAGACTGAGGGCGTCAAGAATGGCGGCAACATGGCCTCCATCCTCAACGTCCTCGAGACCTGCTGGGGCGACGTGGGACTCACCCTGTCCATCCCCTACCAGGGTCTGGGCAACGCAGCCGTAGCAGCCGTCGCCGACGACGAGCAGCTCGAGCGCTTCGGCAAGATCTGGGCCGCCATGGCCATCACCGAGCCGCAGTTCGGCTCCGACTCCGCAGCCGTCGCCGCCACCGCCAAGCTGGATGGCGACGAGTACGTGCTGAACGGTGAGAAGATCTTCGTCACCGCCGGCGAGCGCTGCACCCACGTTGTCGTCTGGGCATCCGTCGACAAGTCCGCTGGCCGTGCAGCCATCAAGTCCTTCGTCGTCCCGCGCGACACCCCGGGCTTCGAGCTGGTCCGCCTGGAGCACAAGCTGGGTATCCGCTCCTCCGACACCGCGCACTTCATCCTGGACAACGTCCGCATCCCGAAGGAGAACCTGCTGGGTTCCCCGGAGGTGGACACCAAGAAGGGCTTCGGTGGCGTGATGGCCACCTTCGACAACACTCGCCCGATGGTTGCCGCCATGGCCGTTGGTGTCGCCCGCGCTTCCCTGGAGAAGCTGCGCGAGATCCTCACCGACGCAGGTGTAGAGATCGATTATGACGCCCCCGCGTGGAACCAGCCCGCAGCTGCCAGCGAGTACATTCGCCTGGAGAGCGACTGGGAAGCTGCATACCTGATGACCCTGCGCGCAGGTTGGATGGCCGACAACAAGCAGCCGAACAGCAAGGAAGCCTCCGAGTGCAAGGCGAAGGCCGGCCGCATGGCTACTGACCTGACCCTGCGTGCGGTTGAGATCGCCGGCGCTTATGGCTACTCCGAGCGTGACCTGCTGGAGAAGTGGGCTCGTGACTCCAAGATCCTGGACATCTTCGAGGGCACCCAGCAGATTCAGCAGCTGGTTGTTGCCCGCCGCGAGCTGGGTCTTTCCTCCAAGGAGCTCAAGTAGTAGCTGGCTGCGCGAGAGCGCGGGCAGCGGCTACTTTGCTAGCCGCCGCTCGTGCCTGCGCCTAGCTGCCTAGCGTCGAGCAGCGCGCTTGCACCCGCGCTTAGCTGCCTAGAACAGGCGCACCGAGTGATCAACGGGGCCATGGCCTTTACCGACTAGCAAACGGTCGGCATTGGCGATGGCCTCGTTGAGCCATTTAGTAGACCAATCCAGCGCATCCTCCAGCGAATCACCCGCGCCCAGCCGAGTGGCCAGCGCAGAAGACAAAGAACACCCCGTGCCGTGGGTGTTTTTTGTTTCCACGCGCGGGGAGCTGACCTTATGCGTCTTCCCGGCAGGGGATACTGCAATGTTGCCGGCTTCCAGCCCGGCCAGGTGCCCCAGTTTCACGATCACGGTGGTGTCGGTTTCCTGCGCCCACTTCGCGGCAATGTCCACTGCCTGCTGCTCGCTGGTGGCCAGTTCGGTCTTGGTCAGGAGTGCTAGTTCGGGGAGATTCGGCGTCACAACCGAAGAAGAAGCAGCGAAGTCCCGCAGTGCGTCCTCTGCGTTCGCAGTGAGCAGCCGGTCTCCCGAGGAAGCCACCGCCACCGGGTCCAGCACCGTCGTGACCTGGTGATTCTGCAGGTATTCGCGGACGGTCTGGATGGTCTCCGTGTCGCCGAGCATGCCGATCTTTACGGCATCGACGGTGACGTCGTCGAACACGGAGTCCAGCTGTGCTCGGAGGAAGTCCAGCGGGGGAGTGTGGATCTCGCGCACACCCTGCGTGTTCTGCGCGACCAGCGCGGT is a window encoding:
- the thiD gene encoding bifunctional hydroxymethylpyrimidine kinase/phosphomethylpyrimidine kinase, with product MTNNSPDNSSNNSAAPASPSNTNPGSPSPLRPRVLSIAGTDPTGGAGAQADLKSIMAAGGYGMSVITALVAQNTQGVREIHTPPLDFLRAQLDSVFDDVTVDAVKIGMLGDTETIQTVREYLQNHQVTTVLDPVAVASSGDRLLTANAEDALRDFAASSSVVTPNLPELALLTKTELATSEQQAVDIAAKWAQETDTTVIVKLGHLAGLEAGNIAVSPAGKTHKVSSPRVETKNTHGTGCSLSSALATRLGAGDSLEDALDWSTKWLNEAIANADRLLVGKGHGPVDHSVRLF
- a CDS encoding acyl-CoA dehydrogenase family protein, translating into MSDRSKRADSTPGLNNIKRDAIGTVMGVLTKFTGSDLAEKYGLSKKVDRVAYQSTKTGMRTLGAVNRQFKKIKGSGKPVRLANQTTDENNQPVPTEAPAPGKAPFDLTPTEDQEMIVAAVREFAEERLRPTGHDQNEASEPAEGLLEAAAELGVALINLPEEYEGIASASGATTNALIAEALAFGDMGQAVAILAPAGVANVITNYGDDSQQKTYLPEFAGESVPASAVVVSESRPLFDPFTLQTTAVREGDDIVINGVKTMVPNAGKAELFVIAVNLDGENTFVIVESDTEGLVVEADPSMGLRAAALGRVLLKDVRVPASQLLGGKDLPADERKENYAEIIRRSRLGWAALAAGTGEAILEYTKKYVNEREAFGEPISHRQAVAFMVANLRIELDGLRLILLRGVSRLDQGLSFNREAGLARRYASDKGMVMGLDGVQLLGGHGFTKEHPVERWYRDMRAIGIAEGVVVV
- the galK gene encoding galactokinase, whose protein sequence is MPTNETPTNQTNAAQNAATRHWLQTRSEEQGTADAQSLFQQVYGYEPAGVWSAPGRVNLIGEHVDYADGISLPFALSQRTYVAAAKNDDGVYRVASRFGDPAEVVHFEIPVAEVGPGNPANWAGYAVGAIWAATEAGLMPAGGLDLAIESDVPVGAGLSSSAALECSAALAAFDLYGGAHLDDAARNGLMGASIRAENEVVGASTGGLDQRISLFGQAGHALAIDFAEDSATQVPFDIAARGLAILIMNTNAPHQLNDGQYAARRAVIDGVTADLGVSSLRFAEEAEDASVGWAKSNDMDPVVVAARVRHVVSEIDRTAEAIRQVSAGDMEAFGRSMQGSHASLRDDYEVTVPELDTAVDVAMAEGALGARMTGGGFGGSAIALLREDQVEATAAAVARAFAEKGFNEPEFVVALPSDGAHRNA
- a CDS encoding acyl-CoA dehydrogenase family protein, whose product is MINLELPKRLKAGQNQAHQAAAEIFRPISRKYDLAEHERPVELDTMASLVEGMADAGQAMAGASGGRGDDKKKTEGVKNGGNMASILNVLETCWGDVGLTLSIPYQGLGNAAVAAVADDEQLERFGKIWAAMAITEPQFGSDSAAVAATAKLDGDEYVLNGEKIFVTAGERCTHVVVWASVDKSAGRAAIKSFVVPRDTPGFELVRLEHKLGIRSSDTAHFILDNVRIPKENLLGSPEVDTKKGFGGVMATFDNTRPMVAAMAVGVARASLEKLREILTDAGVEIDYDAPAWNQPAAASEYIRLESDWEAAYLMTLRAGWMADNKQPNSKEASECKAKAGRMATDLTLRAVEIAGAYGYSERDLLEKWARDSKILDIFEGTQQIQQLVVARRELGLSSKELK
- the lysS gene encoding lysine--tRNA ligase, producing MPQSITCPPHALGFVSVTDAANTPAQDLPEQLRIRREKRQRILESGKDAYPVEVPRTHSLAEVRAKWAVKKTDGEAEEQPVEAEGVTYLAAGDETQDVVSVTGRLIFMRNTGKLCFATLQDGDGTQLQAMLSLAEVGEDALAAWKADVDLGDFIGVTGRVIASRRGELSVMASEWVMAAKALRPLPVAFAEMNEETRVRQRYNDLIVREEARKNAMTRVKVIRALRDYMEGEGFVEIETPMLQTLHGGAAARPFVTHSNALDIDLYLRIAPELFLKRAVVGGIDRVFEINRNFRNEGVDKSHSPEFAMLETYAAWGDYDDCARTTRESIQYIVDQLTKGTDLEGTGKVRLADGTEFDFGGEWKEIEMYPSLNEALARKYPGQPEVTIDSTVEELQKIAKVIGLDVPAKGGWGHGKLVEEIWEVLCEDQLEGPIFVRNFPVETSPLTRQHRSKPGVTEKWDLYVRGFELATGYSELVDPVIQRERFEDQARLAANGDDEAMRLDEDFLAAMEQGMPPTAGTGMGIDRLLMALTGLGIRETVLFPIVKPEREN
- the panD gene encoding aspartate 1-decarboxylase, encoding MLRTMLKSKIHRATVTQADLHYVGSCTIDADLMEAADILEGEQIDIVDIDNGNRLTTYAITGDRGTGVIGINGAAARLISPGDLVIIIGYAQYSEEDLKNYASRVVFVDENNKQVELGGDPAHVPDGSGLKNPRHPEA